In one window of Candidatus Zixiibacteriota bacterium DNA:
- a CDS encoding ABC transporter substrate-binding protein has protein sequence MVQRTLSLLFLLTLGVVSAPAQEPYMIAYGGFAGFQAPVWAAKDLGLIAKYGLGAEVVMVPGSTREIQALIGNSVHFAQVDAVTTINAIHKGADLVMISGSLNTFPFSFVAQKEIRRPEDLAGKKIGVVGFGGANELAIVLALKEWNVPRSAVTIVQSGGAAQRLIALSAGALDATVLAYPELGEAVRMGMNVLAHMRDMRTAAFPMNAIVVRRSFLEKNRDAVKRFQQAYAEATYQLLNHREKAMAVLSKRLQQKNPKALEETYQYVGSSFAFPTRVSRDGLRNTLELLAQRAGTKPETNLNRYLDESTLDELEREGFFRRVRGK, from the coding sequence ATGGTCCAGAGAACCCTGTCGCTGCTTTTCCTTCTCACGCTCGGCGTCGTTTCGGCGCCGGCCCAGGAGCCGTACATGATCGCCTACGGCGGATTCGCCGGCTTTCAAGCCCCCGTCTGGGCCGCGAAGGACCTCGGCCTGATAGCCAAGTACGGCCTCGGCGCAGAGGTGGTGATGGTGCCGGGATCGACGCGGGAGATCCAGGCCTTGATCGGCAACAGCGTGCATTTCGCCCAGGTCGACGCGGTCACCACGATCAACGCGATCCACAAAGGGGCCGACCTCGTGATGATCTCGGGGTCCCTGAACACCTTTCCGTTCAGCTTCGTCGCGCAGAAGGAGATCCGAAGGCCCGAGGACCTCGCCGGCAAGAAGATCGGCGTGGTGGGGTTCGGCGGCGCCAACGAGCTGGCGATCGTTCTCGCGCTCAAGGAGTGGAACGTTCCGCGCTCCGCGGTCACCATCGTGCAGAGCGGCGGCGCCGCGCAGCGGTTGATCGCGCTTTCCGCCGGCGCGCTCGACGCCACCGTGCTCGCGTATCCCGAGCTGGGCGAGGCGGTGCGGATGGGAATGAACGTGCTGGCTCACATGCGCGACATGAGAACTGCGGCATTTCCCATGAACGCGATCGTCGTCCGCCGCTCGTTCCTCGAGAAGAACCGGGATGCGGTCAAGCGCTTCCAGCAGGCCTACGCGGAAGCCACCTATCAGCTCCTGAATCACCGCGAAAAGGCGATGGCGGTCCTTTCCAAGCGGCTCCAGCAGAAAAACCCGAAGGCTCTGGAAGAGACCTACCAGTACGTCGGATCGAGCTTCGCTTTTCCCACGCGCGTTTCGCGCGACGGGTTGCGCAACACGTTGGAGCTGCTGGCGCAGCGAGCCGGGACCAAGCCGGAGACGAACCTCAACCGCTACCTCGACGAGAGCACGCTCGACGAGCTGGAGCGGGAAGGATTTTTCAGGCGTGTCAGGGGCAAGTGA
- a CDS encoding Rieske 2Fe-2S domain-containing protein — protein MISREENELLTRTERGTPCGELLRRYWQPAALAEELPPGGAPLRVTILGEELVLFRDDRGRPGLLGLHCAHRGTDLSYGRVERGGLRCLYHGWLYDIHGAVLEQPGEPGGGADRHRLRHLAYPCREAGGVIFAYLGPGEPPLLPNYEFLAAPEERRTVTKILYRCNFLQANEGNIDPVHLSFLHRYLGEAEIERPRVVAGSGATDNTLLSADPAPIIEVEPTRFGLRIHTVREAQGGRYLRITNFVFPNLAAFGGSTVGEGYAVHWHVPIDDVSHWKYVFAFSRERPLDPALHGKSRFELTADYRLERHELNRYGQDRESMKNRSFTGMGFNFQAHDAFATESQGAIQDRTVEHLVSSDKAIVAARKLLLSGIRAVAEGRDPLHVVRSPETNRFPDLVVISELLPPQTDWKQYARTLIGAARETSGQPLSGG, from the coding sequence ATGATCAGTCGGGAAGAAAACGAGCTGTTGACCAGGACGGAGCGGGGCACTCCCTGCGGGGAATTGCTCCGGCGCTACTGGCAGCCAGCCGCGCTCGCCGAGGAGCTGCCTCCGGGGGGCGCTCCCTTGAGGGTCACGATCCTCGGCGAGGAGCTTGTCCTCTTCCGGGACGATCGCGGCCGGCCCGGCCTGCTGGGCCTGCATTGCGCTCACCGGGGAACCGACCTGAGCTACGGACGGGTCGAGCGAGGCGGGTTGCGCTGCCTCTATCACGGCTGGCTCTACGACATTCACGGCGCGGTTCTCGAACAGCCGGGCGAGCCGGGCGGCGGAGCCGACCGGCACCGGCTCCGCCATCTGGCCTATCCGTGCCGCGAGGCCGGCGGGGTGATTTTCGCCTATCTCGGACCGGGCGAGCCGCCGCTGCTCCCGAACTACGAATTCCTCGCGGCGCCCGAAGAGCGGCGGACGGTCACCAAGATTCTCTATCGGTGCAACTTCCTGCAGGCGAACGAAGGCAACATCGATCCGGTTCACCTCTCCTTTCTCCACCGTTACCTGGGTGAGGCGGAGATCGAGCGCCCGAGGGTGGTTGCGGGGAGCGGCGCCACCGACAACACCCTGTTGAGCGCGGACCCGGCGCCGATCATCGAGGTCGAGCCGACCCGATTCGGCCTGCGCATCCATACGGTCCGAGAGGCCCAGGGCGGGCGCTATCTCAGGATCACCAACTTCGTCTTTCCCAATCTGGCGGCGTTCGGAGGCTCGACGGTGGGGGAAGGCTACGCGGTTCACTGGCACGTGCCGATCGACGACGTCAGCCACTGGAAATATGTTTTCGCCTTCAGCCGCGAGCGGCCGCTCGATCCCGCGCTGCACGGCAAGAGCCGCTTCGAGCTCACCGCGGACTACCGTCTCGAGCGCCACGAGCTCAATCGCTACGGCCAGGATCGGGAGTCGATGAAAAACAGGAGCTTCACCGGCATGGGATTCAACTTCCAGGCGCACGACGCGTTCGCAACCGAGAGCCAGGGCGCGATCCAGGATCGAACCGTGGAGCACCTCGTTTCGTCGGACAAGGCGATCGTCGCCGCGCGCAAGCTGTTGCTGAGCGGGATTCGCGCCGTCGCGGAAGGACGCGACCCGCTGCACGTGGTCCGCAGCCCGGAGACGAACCGCTTCCCAGATCTGGTGGTCATCTCCGAACTCCTGCCGCCGCAAACCGACTGGAAACAGTACGCGCGAACGCTGATCGGCGCCGCCCGCGAGACTTCCGGTCAGCCGCTTTCCGGAGGGTAG
- a CDS encoding extradiol ring-cleavage dioxygenase — protein MANLVGCMAMSHGPQLMLSPDHWGLLRLRESEGLPEKPGPAAETDAVKWSKWQGCMEAIARLRSELEALRPDVLVVVGDDQHENLTDDNMPPFSIYLGGEVEASTSLRYLNQPLSENRVRYRVDAGVARALLDGLMDAGFDPAYSRQTRYAGGLGHAFGRVLRFLLPKADCAIVPVMVNTYYPPAPSARRCLQFGRTLGSLLRRLPGKERVVVVGSGGLSHTLIDEDLDRRFLRAVERHDLDHMAAIPDSALVDGTSEIRNWIVTAGAAGQGGTVVDYLPLYRTRTGVGCAMGFAVWKSR, from the coding sequence ATGGCAAACCTGGTCGGCTGCATGGCCATGTCTCATGGCCCGCAATTGATGCTCTCTCCCGATCACTGGGGGCTCCTTCGCCTGCGGGAATCGGAAGGGCTGCCGGAGAAGCCGGGACCAGCCGCCGAAACCGATGCGGTCAAATGGAGCAAATGGCAGGGATGTATGGAGGCGATCGCAAGGCTCCGGAGCGAGCTGGAGGCCCTGCGACCCGACGTGCTGGTGGTGGTGGGCGACGACCAGCACGAAAACCTGACCGACGACAACATGCCGCCTTTCTCGATCTACCTCGGCGGCGAGGTCGAAGCCAGCACGAGCCTGCGCTATCTGAATCAACCCTTGTCCGAAAATCGAGTCAGATACCGCGTCGACGCCGGGGTGGCGCGGGCTCTTCTCGACGGGCTGATGGACGCCGGCTTCGACCCCGCCTACTCGCGTCAAACCCGTTACGCCGGCGGCCTCGGCCACGCCTTCGGGCGCGTGCTCAGGTTTCTGCTCCCGAAAGCGGATTGCGCGATCGTTCCTGTCATGGTCAACACCTATTACCCGCCGGCGCCGTCGGCCAGGCGTTGCCTGCAGTTCGGCCGGACGTTGGGCTCGCTGCTCCGGCGGCTCCCGGGAAAAGAGCGCGTGGTCGTCGTGGGATCGGGCGGCTTGAGCCACACCCTGATCGACGAGGATCTCGACCGCCGTTTCCTGCGCGCGGTGGAGCGGCATGACCTCGATCACATGGCCGCCATTCCGGACTCGGCCCTGGTCGACGGCACCTCCGAGATCCGCAACTGGATCGTTACCGCCGGGGCCGCCGGGCAGGGCGGTACCGTGGTGGACTACCTTCCGCTCTACCGCACCCGGACCGGAGTCGGTTGCGCCATGGGCTTCGCCGTCTGGAAGTCGCGCTGA
- a CDS encoding ethanolamine ammonia lyase-activating protein, producing MAEVAQPAELKPERIDTYRQWQEAQKIPVVRGFFVEDINAVELAPWDLKGASAAFVVLDGTGGVNDAYICEIPPGGKLKPQKHLYEEMVYVTRGCGATTVWQKSGKKHTFEWGPGSLFAIPLNASYQHFNASGSEPARYFAVTNCCFMMNLFHNVDFIFENDYAFLDRFDPSTENYFSGKGEVIGRFFMTTNFVADARTLALADYSERGRGSTNMKFNLARQTMGAHISEFPVGTYKKAHRHGPGAHVVILSGQGYSILWPEGKDRHRVEWKPGSVVVPPDQWFHQHFNSGASPARYLALRWNNWRYRFMRMQDGEGGTYTSVKQGGGQIEFEDEDPAIHRDFEAAVRKAGAVCRMGDYHPGCTEKPTAGSPPGGKA from the coding sequence ATGGCGGAGGTTGCACAGCCGGCGGAGTTGAAGCCGGAGCGCATCGACACCTATCGGCAGTGGCAGGAGGCGCAGAAGATCCCGGTCGTCCGGGGGTTTTTCGTCGAGGACATCAACGCGGTCGAGCTGGCGCCCTGGGATCTGAAGGGCGCTTCGGCCGCCTTCGTGGTGCTCGACGGCACCGGGGGAGTGAACGACGCCTACATTTGCGAGATCCCGCCCGGCGGCAAGCTCAAGCCGCAAAAGCACCTCTACGAGGAGATGGTATACGTGACCCGGGGCTGCGGGGCGACGACGGTCTGGCAGAAGAGCGGGAAGAAGCACACGTTCGAGTGGGGACCGGGGAGTCTTTTCGCGATTCCGCTGAACGCGTCCTACCAGCACTTCAACGCCAGCGGGAGCGAGCCGGCGCGTTACTTCGCGGTCACCAATTGCTGCTTCATGATGAACCTGTTTCACAACGTCGACTTCATCTTCGAGAACGACTACGCGTTTCTCGACCGCTTCGATCCCTCGACGGAGAACTATTTCAGCGGCAAGGGCGAAGTCATCGGACGGTTCTTCATGACCACCAACTTCGTTGCCGACGCCCGCACGCTGGCTCTCGCCGATTACAGCGAGCGGGGCAGGGGCAGCACCAACATGAAGTTCAACCTCGCCCGCCAGACCATGGGCGCCCATATCTCGGAGTTTCCCGTCGGGACCTACAAGAAGGCGCACCGCCACGGCCCCGGCGCCCACGTCGTCATTCTCAGCGGGCAGGGCTATTCGATCCTGTGGCCGGAGGGAAAAGACAGGCACCGGGTCGAGTGGAAGCCCGGGAGCGTCGTGGTGCCGCCGGACCAATGGTTTCACCAGCATTTCAACTCGGGGGCGAGCCCGGCGCGCTACCTGGCCCTGCGCTGGAACAACTGGCGCTATCGCTTCATGCGCATGCAGGACGGCGAAGGCGGCACGTACACGAGCGTAAAGCAGGGCGGGGGCCAGATCGAGTTCGAGGACGAGGATCCGGCCATCCACCGGGATTTCGAGGCCGCGGTGCGCAAAGCCGGCGCGGTTTGCCGTATGGGAGACTATCACCCCGGTTGCACGGAAAAGCCGACGGCCGGCTCGCCGCCGGGCGGGAAAGCCTGA
- a CDS encoding VOC family protein → MLTRIQHVAIVSENFAREARFYEAVLGMRRSRPGSAEEERAIKSNYALSVSDGYVGMTIIGRKPGYAPGLHHFGVDVDDIEEACARIREHYPQVAILKRPSNRPFATLGAHDPEGNYFDLTQEGMANRRDVYAEAGREQPRRVSHFKLRVMNPAGIAAFYRDLFDLREEEKALEDPNHYLSDGRVTLVIAPWKMTDYEGAGIDRPGLEHLGFKVEDVESVKRELGELRDRLPEMREPPVAVPEEGERRLALIATCRHARYSFSDPDGVFIDISD, encoded by the coding sequence ATGCTCACGCGGATCCAGCACGTGGCGATCGTCAGTGAAAACTTCGCGCGCGAGGCGAGATTCTACGAAGCGGTGCTGGGGATGAGGCGCTCCAGGCCGGGGTCGGCGGAGGAGGAGCGGGCGATCAAGAGCAACTACGCGCTGAGCGTGAGCGACGGCTACGTGGGGATGACCATCATCGGTCGCAAGCCCGGGTACGCCCCCGGGCTGCACCACTTCGGGGTCGACGTGGACGATATCGAGGAAGCGTGCGCGCGGATCCGCGAGCATTACCCGCAGGTCGCGATCTTGAAGCGGCCCTCCAACCGGCCGTTTGCAACCCTGGGCGCTCACGACCCCGAAGGCAACTATTTCGACCTGACGCAGGAGGGGATGGCCAATCGCCGCGACGTCTATGCCGAGGCGGGGCGGGAGCAGCCGCGGCGGGTGAGCCATTTCAAGCTGCGGGTCATGAACCCCGCGGGGATCGCGGCGTTTTACCGGGACCTGTTCGACCTCCGCGAGGAGGAAAAGGCGCTCGAGGACCCCAATCACTATCTCTCCGACGGCCGCGTGACCCTGGTGATCGCGCCGTGGAAGATGACCGACTACGAGGGTGCCGGGATCGACCGGCCCGGGCTGGAGCACCTGGGGTTCAAGGTCGAGGACGTGGAGAGCGTAAAGCGCGAGCTGGGGGAATTGCGCGACCGTCTTCCCGAGATGCGCGAGCCGCCGGTCGCGGTACCCGAAGAGGGGGAGCGGCGCCTGGCTCTCATCGCGACGTGCCGTCACGCACGTTATTCGTTCTCGGATCCCGATGGCGTCTTTATTGACATCTCTGACTAA
- a CDS encoding xanthine dehydrogenase family protein molybdopterin-binding subunit has translation MSAEAHQLSIVGTSIPRVDGIAKVTGRAKYAGDLALPGLVHGKFLRSPYAHARILLIDTRQAEAMPGVAAVVTAADFADVGAYVGKGKNKDQPLIACDRALFAGQPVAAVAAVDTATAEEAVARIRVEYEELPGVIDVDEALAEGAPLVHGFAERNICHQTSLVKGDVEKGFAESDAIFEDSFEFPMVYHYSMEPHTVIARVDDEGIHLWTSTGHPFGVRQEIAQIFRHPLSRVHVHVDFVGGAYGSKSGVKIEPLVVALARKAGCPVRVVQGVSEAMATCRRHAVKCRLKTGVKRDGTLLAKEAEIYLNTGAYAETGPIVTGRTLTRILGPYRYPHFKIRSYCVYTNTVSAASFRSIGGPQTAWATESQLDIIAQKLALDPLEIRLKNLVRRGEEIRPGYRPLDADLFKAIGLVAGRIGWNGPATRDGRGRGFGLGTTDPGAPLASTATVHVLSDGSVVLLCGTVELGQGARTVMSQIVAEELSVPPERVTVRPIDTAFTPFDRSTGSSRSTTVMGKAVQLAAVDARRQILELAAEYFEAPQDTVAVKDGEAKAGGRKVSYGELIHRHFAMQGGELVGRGYAHSGMASEPANPLFWEVGVGAAEVEVDRETGEVRVRKYVTAADAGKAIHPLQCEGQDEGAAMMGFGHTFYESYRFESGQVINSSMVDYRVPRFDDVPEEFHSILIEDGNGPGPYGAKGLGEGGIIPVAPAVANAVAWSTGARIKELPLTPEKVWRALNGRSAAPGGR, from the coding sequence ATGAGCGCGGAAGCCCATCAACTCTCGATCGTCGGCACTTCGATCCCTCGCGTGGACGGCATCGCCAAGGTGACCGGCCGCGCGAAGTACGCCGGTGATCTTGCGCTTCCAGGCCTGGTCCACGGAAAATTCCTCCGCAGCCCCTATGCGCACGCGCGCATTCTCCTTATCGATACTCGCCAAGCCGAGGCGATGCCCGGCGTGGCGGCTGTGGTGACGGCCGCGGATTTCGCGGACGTCGGCGCGTACGTCGGCAAAGGGAAAAACAAGGACCAGCCGCTGATCGCGTGCGATCGGGCGCTCTTTGCGGGGCAGCCGGTCGCGGCCGTGGCCGCCGTCGACACGGCAACGGCGGAAGAGGCGGTGGCGCGGATCCGCGTCGAATACGAGGAGCTGCCGGGCGTCATCGACGTCGACGAAGCGCTCGCGGAAGGCGCGCCTCTGGTTCACGGTTTCGCCGAGCGAAACATCTGCCACCAGACCTCGCTCGTCAAGGGCGACGTGGAGAAGGGTTTCGCCGAATCGGACGCGATCTTCGAGGACAGCTTCGAATTTCCCATGGTCTATCACTACTCCATGGAGCCGCACACCGTGATCGCGCGGGTCGACGACGAAGGCATTCATCTGTGGACCTCGACCGGCCATCCTTTCGGCGTTCGTCAGGAGATCGCGCAGATTTTTCGCCATCCCCTTTCCAGGGTTCACGTCCACGTCGATTTCGTCGGCGGCGCTTACGGGAGCAAATCGGGGGTGAAGATCGAGCCGCTGGTGGTCGCGCTGGCGCGCAAGGCAGGCTGTCCGGTCAGGGTCGTTCAGGGCGTTTCCGAGGCGATGGCGACCTGCCGCCGCCACGCCGTCAAATGCCGGCTCAAGACCGGGGTGAAGAGAGACGGGACGCTCCTTGCGAAGGAGGCGGAAATCTACCTCAACACCGGCGCGTATGCCGAGACCGGGCCGATCGTTACGGGCCGGACCCTCACGCGCATTCTGGGCCCTTATCGCTATCCCCATTTCAAGATCAGGTCGTACTGCGTTTACACGAACACGGTCTCCGCGGCCTCGTTTCGCTCGATCGGCGGCCCCCAGACCGCCTGGGCGACCGAGTCCCAGCTCGACATCATCGCGCAAAAGCTGGCTCTGGACCCGCTCGAGATTCGCTTGAAAAATCTGGTCCGGCGCGGCGAGGAAATCCGCCCCGGGTACCGGCCGCTCGACGCCGATCTGTTCAAGGCGATCGGACTCGTCGCCGGGAGGATAGGATGGAATGGTCCGGCGACGCGCGACGGAAGGGGGCGGGGATTCGGCCTCGGCACCACGGATCCCGGCGCCCCGCTGGCCTCCACGGCGACGGTTCACGTGCTCTCCGACGGAAGCGTGGTGCTGTTGTGCGGCACGGTCGAGCTCGGCCAGGGAGCCAGGACGGTGATGAGCCAGATCGTCGCCGAGGAGCTTTCCGTCCCGCCGGAGCGCGTTACGGTCCGTCCGATCGACACTGCCTTCACGCCGTTCGACCGTTCCACCGGCTCGAGCCGGTCGACCACCGTGATGGGGAAAGCGGTGCAGCTGGCGGCGGTCGACGCGCGGCGACAGATCCTCGAGCTCGCCGCCGAATATTTCGAAGCGCCGCAAGACACGGTCGCGGTGAAGGACGGCGAGGCAAAGGCCGGAGGGCGGAAAGTTTCCTACGGCGAGCTGATTCACCGTCACTTCGCCATGCAGGGCGGGGAGCTGGTGGGAAGAGGCTACGCCCACAGCGGCATGGCGTCCGAGCCGGCCAATCCGCTTTTCTGGGAAGTCGGGGTCGGGGCGGCCGAGGTCGAGGTCGATCGGGAAACCGGCGAGGTCCGGGTGAGAAAGTACGTCACCGCGGCGGACGCCGGCAAGGCGATTCACCCTCTGCAGTGCGAGGGGCAGGACGAGGGCGCCGCCATGATGGGCTTCGGCCACACGTTCTACGAGTCGTATCGGTTCGAGTCCGGGCAGGTGATCAATTCCAGCATGGTCGACTACCGGGTGCCGCGGTTCGATGACGTTCCGGAGGAGTTTCACTCGATCTTGATCGAGGACGGAAACGGGCCTGGCCCGTACGGCGCAAAAGGTTTGGGCGAAGGGGGCATCATTCCGGTGGCGCCCGCGGTGGCGAACGCCGTCGCCTGGAGCACTGGAGCGAGAATCAAGGAGCTGCCGCTGACGCCGGAAAAAGTCTGGCGGGCACTCAACGGCCGGTCGGCGGCACCCGGCGGCCGGTAG